In the genome of Arachis stenosperma cultivar V10309 chromosome 6, arast.V10309.gnm1.PFL2, whole genome shotgun sequence, the window ATCATGTATATACGGAGGgtcaaaagtaaaaaattcaATGGGGCCGCACTTGGAATTATACCCAAACAAATTAAGAAAGTAAGCGCAGAAAGAACAACAGAATGTGAATAATCTCGTCTCATCGCACCGCGTTGCCAACATGTCACACACATGCCTTCCAAACAACTTAAACTAGTATTTATTCCGGAGTTAATAATGAtgtaatataaataaataaaaaatttaaacgaAACAAACATTTAAGtaaggtgaaaactcaggtgcaaTCAACTTCACATAAATTTGATACctgagagccgttagataatttgactgatttgactaaatttttatctaacgtATCTCatatatcaacttcacgtgaagtcgacttcacttgagttttcacctaagtaattaatatcaattaattttttattgtaaatctttttaactcttttttttggaaaatttaatatttaaagttagaatttaaagtttagaatttgaaatttaaaactaaaaaaaaattgttgatgTTAGTTAGAAAAAATAACTCTTTACTTGAACTCTAAATAAACTAATTagaaaaaacttttttaaaaaaaaggaaaaattatattgttattataatgttgagaaaaatactaaattagtaTTTAAAAGATTCTGACGCTGATAAAATAGTACTTGATTTTTGTTATTGATAAAATAGTATTTGaatcattttaaaatttgacaaataTGTGCTCGTACTCGTCGAAATACATCTCCAATAAAAATAATGCTAAATTGACCACCAATTTTTACGAACAAAACAAGTTTATTTTGAgctgaaatttttaattaaatacatCATTATCCTACTTGAAACATTTCTAAATATTAGTCACAGTAATTAGTAATAAGAGTAGCTAATTAGGGCTTAGGGCAAATTTAATTGATTTAGGAATTTTTTAAGTaggataataatttatttaattaaaattctaaCTCAAAATAAATTTGTCAGTGGCTAGCTCAACATTATTTTCACAGGAGATATATTCTAGCAAATATAAGGATATacttgttaaattttaaaattattcggatactattttattaatataaaaaatcagATACCATTTTAAAACACCAAAATCTTTCAAATATATTTAACTCAAAAAACAAAATTGCTACTACCCACACGCTATACTAACCAAGCTGAGATATAAGATATCAAACATAtgttacttttttcttttttaatttatactCAAGCGGAGCCTATAATCCCGAAAAAGGATATTACAACTCACAAATTAAACTGTTATCCCACCGAATTTTATGGATTTATTTTAAAGTCAATGATCTAATCTATTTAATAGTGGAAGATCActcacttttattttaatagttaaatGTTGATCAAAAGACACAAAAATTGATGACATCCTAGACTTTTCctttaaattaactaattaagaGGATTTAAGAGGAAAAAAAACTTATACCTGACTTATTTAATaaaatgaacaaaaaattataaatatagttGTTAAAATCAGATTGATCTTATCGATTTGATtctgttagaaacaagagattaaactggagaaagaaaaataacCTATTCTCTTCAAGGAGGATACCATAGTTCTGATAtcatgttagaaacaagagactaaaCTAGAGAAATGATTTGTGTATTATTGAGTCTATTTAAGTTGTCTATGCAAGTTGTCTAGAATAATACAATATGAAAGGATATTTATAGGTACTAAGAAAATCGTAATAATAAGGACGTAatctcctataataaatatttagatgtactaaataatactaattgatcctaataaTATTCTAACAGATTCAAAAACTGATAAACCGAATTCTAAATCAATTCGATCTAacattttaaagaaaaaaatcgAACAAAATCAAACTGAGTCGGTCAAAATCGATACAAACCGAAGTTGAACCACAAATTGTCATGCTGATTCAGCGTTTAAGTTTAAACTTTGAAATTTTCTTGTAAGTGTTGCATCTTGACTATCTAATTACTGCTAGACTAAGCCACCTTTTATTATATTTGACATTTTttcaaatatataatatatgataatataaattaaattatatttattaattataattaaaacagttcaatcaataatttattgattaaacaaataaattaacaaaTCAGTAACTTAATCCGTTTTCGGTACTTCCAACGCCAGGTAAAACAACGAAAGCATTTGTGGTTACCCGCTTCAAAGTTTTGGCTGATGTAAAATACGTACGACGCATgcatgttatatatatatatatatatatatatatatatattgatatggCCAGTAAACATCAGTTACACGTTATAGCTCGGCTACACATCAGCCCCAATCATAACCGACGATTTCATCATGAATGACCTTGAATCAATAACGTCGGATTCACCATTTATGCTCTTCCCAGACGTTACATCTGAAGGATAACGGCCAAACTTCTCCTGCTAATATAAAGCAGACAAAAGACCAAAAGAAGGTACGTAACTTTTTCAAGATTAAGAACTATCATCCCTACAATactaacttgagcgtcggagtgcctttgcaggtacccacCCTCGCCGTTCGTTCGTCGCCGACGTATACCTCGGTTCACTCTAAGAGTCTGCCGATCTTACCAGAGGACAAGCTATACCTCGGAATTACCAAGTAAGAACatttggcgcccaccgtggggccaGGCAACTCGAAAAACCACTTGCAAAGGTCCCAAAACACCCTTGAAACACTACCATGGCTGACGTCCCTCCCCCGACCCCATCTGAGCTCCTTCGGATGGTGACCGAACTTCAGCAAACAAACCAACAAATGGCGGAGGAAAACCGAAGAATGCAGGAACAAATTGCGCAGTTGGTTGCTAATCGGCTGGAACACAATGATGATCTGCACAATCGAGAGGAAAATCATGAACGTCGGTCAATACCGACTCATGTTTCAGAAACGCCTCAgcaggaagaagaagaagctcagCATACAGAAAGATCCCAACCAGGCGATGAGGAAGATGAGCGCGACAATTCTGCCGGACCATTCACGGCCGACATTATGAATTTTCAGCTGCCTCAACAGTTCACCCTGCCGAACACTCTGACCCCTTATGATGGATTGGGAGATCCAAAGCAGCATATCAAGAAATTCCGATCTATTATGATCGTTAATGGTGCATCTGACCCTATTTTATGCCGTTGTTTTCCATCTTTTTTAGACGGTCCTGCACTTGACTGGTTTTGTTCTTTGCCTGCAGATTCAATATCGCGTTTTCAAGAGCTGGCAAAGCAGTTCGAAGACCACTTTGCAGCATCTGCAATATACCAACACGATTCTGACTACCTGACGACGATCAAACAAGGACCCCAAGAGAGCCTCAAGGATTATATTACTCGTTTTACAAAAGTTGCAATGAGGATCCCCGACCTTCATCCTGAAGTCCATCTCCATGCAATCAAGAGCGGCCTCCGTCCGGGCAAGTTTCAGGAGACGATAGCTGTAAGTAAACCAAAAACCTTGGCCGAATTCCGCGAAAAAGCCAAGGGACAGATAGACGTCGAAGAACTTCGGCAAGCCCGGAAAACAGAAAAGTCAACCGCGGCCAAGGACGATGATAAGCCCCGCGACAGTAAGAAAACATTCAAGCTGGTTCCCCGTTATGAGTCGTACACCCAATTCAACACAAAGAGAGATGACATTATTAAAGAAATACTCAACTCAAAGTTGATCAAGCCTCCTCGTAAAGCCGGCGCCTATCCGGAGTCTAAGACCGTTGATAAATCCAAATACTGCACCTTTCATCAGAAGCATGGTCACACAACGGATGAATGTGTGATCGCTAAAGATCTCCTAGAACGCCTCGCAAGACAGGGACATCTGGACAAGTTCATTGCCGGGCGTATGCAGAAGAATACAACCTCGGCTTCCGACCTTGTAACAGCAAGTCCCTCATTAAAGGAAAAAGACAAAACACCAGCCCAACCCAGAGGAATCATAAACTGTATTTCAGGAGGATATGCAGGAGGCGGACATACAAGCTCGGCGCGGAAGAGAACTTATCGGGCCATGTTGGCCGTTACAGATGCCCCTAAAGTACCCCAGCCGATCCAAGATCTGCCAGAGATGACTTTCGGATCAACCGACTTTAATCATACTGATGCTAATTACGACGATCCTGTAGTGATTTCTATCCAGTTGGGGGACCTAATAGTCCGCAAAGTGCTTCTCGACCCCGGAAGTAGTGCAGACGTCCTATTCTTTACAACCTTCGAAAAGATGAAACTAAGTAACAAAATTTTGCAGCCATATCATGGAGACTTGGTCGGATTTTCCGGGGAACGAGTCCCTGTTTTGGGTTCCGTGTGGTTACAAACCACACTCGGTGAGCAACCATTATTTAAGACACAAGACATTCAATATCTTGTTGTCGACTGTTTTAGCCCTTACAATCTAATATTAGGTAGACCATTTTTGAATAGATTTACAGCAATTGTGTCTACAGTTCATCTGTGTGTTAAGTTCCCTGTGCAGGATAATTTAGTGGCAACAATACATGGTGACCTCCATGAAGCTCGGCAATGCTATAATACAAGCCTGAAGCCGATCAAAAGGAACAACGTGGTTCAGATCAACTCCATCCAACCTGACCAACCGAGTTTAATGGAAATAGACCCCAGAGCCGACTTTGAAGATCGGCCCATGCCGAATGAAGATTTAGCAAAGGTGACCTTGACCGAGGACCCCGCCAAATACACCTTCATGGGGACATCTATCAGTAAAGAGGAGAAGGAATCACTCACAACGTTTTTACGACAAAATGCCGACTTGTTTGCCTGGACATCTGCCGATATGCCCGGAATAGATCCATCTGTTATCACCCACAGGTTGGCAATTAATCCAGAAGTTCGCCCAGTCtctcaaaagaaaagaaacctCGGAGCAGAAAAACGCCTCGCGTCCCTGGCCGAGGTAAAAAAGCTCATTGCCGCAAATTTCATCAGAGAAATCA includes:
- the LOC130933567 gene encoding uncharacterized protein LOC130933567; this translates as MADVPPPTPSELLRMVTELQQTNQQMAEENRRMQEQIAQLVANRLEHNDDLHNREENHERRSIPTHVSETPQQEEEEAQHTERSQPGDEEDERDNSAGPFTADIMNFQLPQQFTLPNTLTPYDGLGDPKQHIKKFRSIMIVNGASDPILCRCFPSFLDGPALDWFCSLPADSISRFQELAKQFEDHFAASAIYQHDSDYLTTIKQGPQESLKDYITRFTKVAMRIPDLHPEVHLHAIKSGLRPGKFQETIAVSKPKTLAEFREKAKGQIDVEELRQARKTEKSTAAKDDDKPRDSKKTFKLVPRYESYTQFNTKRDDIIKEILNSKLIKPPRKAGAYPESKTVDKSKYCTFHQKHGHTTDECVIAKDLLERLARQGHLDKFIAGRMQKNTTSASDLVTASPSLKEKDKTPAQPRGIINCISGGYAGGGHTSSARKRTYRAMLAVTDAPKVPQPIQDLPEMTFGSTDFNHTDANYDDPVVISIQLGDLIVRKVLLDPGSSADVLFFTTFEKMKLSNKILQPYHGDLVGFSGERVPVLGSVWLQTTLGEQPLFKTQDIQYLVVDCFSPYNLILGRPFLNRFTAIVSTVHLCVKFPVQDNLVATIHGDLHEARQCYNTSLKPIKRNNVVQINSIQPDQPSLMEIDPRADFEDRPMPNEDLAKVTLTEDPAKYTFMGTSISKEEKESLTTFLRQNADLFAWTSADMPGIDPSVITHRLAINPEVRPVSQKKRNLGAEKRLASLAEVKKLIAANFIREIRFTTWLANVVMVKKSNGKWRMCVDFTDLNRACPKDAYPLPCIDTLVDNSCGYDSLSFMDAYSGYNQILMHPSDKEKTAFITEYGNYCYNVMPFGLKNAGATYQRLMNKVFEHQIGRNIEVYVDDMVAKTMVSNSHIQDLAEIFGQIRRYNMRLNPEKCAFGVRGGKFLGFILISRGIEANPEKCQAILDMQSPKTVKEVQRLTGRLAALSRFLPCLAAKSFTFFQCLKKKTKNFEWTADCESAFQSLKQFLSKPPVLQKPKPNEPLYVYLSITDTAISSVLVTETQKVQQPIYFVSKSLQGAELRYPKLEKLALALVFSSRRLRPYFQGHTIIVRTEQPLRHVLSKPELAGRLIKWAIELSEFDIQYQPRGSVKSQYLADFVAELTQPNMDEQNSAWSLFVDGASNPQGSGAGVLLESPEGVILEHSLRFSFKASNNQAEYEALLAGLRLAIDLHITSLKVYCDSLLIVQQVNQVFQTKDQLLLKYLELVQQLVNGFRKIEICHIPREQNHRADILSKLATTQSHTATLLQSTLDKPSIHVMSTLSISNETSWQLPYIQYLKEGSLPKEISDKKRFRRQASFFTLINNTLYRRGYSRPLLKCLDRNDADLALAEAHEGICGIHSGARTLAQKILRAGFYWPSLWEDSRKKVRTCDQCQKHAPIINIPAEQLHQSIISWPFNQWGIDILGPFPTAPGQLKY